The following DNA comes from Photobacterium sp. DA100.
GGCTTTTTTGCAAAAAAATGAATTTTCCACTGTTATTCTTGCAAATAAGCAGGAAGTCGATAGGGATTACGGGGGGCTTTTTCATCCCATACCGGTGTCAAAAAAAGGCGAGCAGGAGTTATTTTGAGAGCTAAATCAAAATCTCTGGCTTAAGCTAAAAAAGTGCCGAAAGTTGGGGGGAGCCTAATTAATGAGTATTTCTCGTGTTGATACTGTTTCAATCCCTGTTTCTGATCAAAATCAGGCGTTAGCTTTTTACCGCGATGCTTTGGGGTTTGAGCTTATACGCGATCACCAAGCAGATCAGCATAAGCGCTGGATCCAGCTTGCGCCCAAAGGGGCTGAAACGACAATCAGTTTGGTGATGCCTTTTGGAGGAATGAAAGCCGGATCCGTACAGGGATTGGTGGTACAGACCGATGATATCCACTTGACCCACCACGAACTGTCGAGCCGGGGGGTTCCGCTGTCAGAGATTGTGACCCTGATCGGGGGGCGATTTGCGACCTTCGCTGATCCTGATGGCAATGGCTGGGTGCTTATTGAAGCGAATACCCAGATGCTGGCTTGACAGGATGATGGAGGATACCTGACGGCAGCTGCCGTACAGGTATTTTTATGGTGCGCCGAGCATGGCGTTGTTCTAGGAGGTGAAAGTCCTCTACGGGCTCAGTCGAGCGAGAACCGTTAGCCTATGCAAGGGTGCCCACCGTGAGGTGGGATCTGAAGGAAGCAAACGGCAAAACTTGGTTGTGACGAACAGAAATCTGATAGTAGGCCAGTACAACTTGGGTAACCTAGCAACATATAGAATAGCCCAATGCCTCGACGGGAAGTGTGTACGGGTAAATCAGGCACAGCCAAGGGAAAGAACAACGTCTTACCTCGGGAGATCTTATTACCTGTCTCGGGCGAGACTAATGCAGCAGTGATGCTGTGTGATGGGAAATAAGAAGTCAGCAGAAGGCATAGTACCTTGGGGAAGTACAACCCAAGGGAAGGCCGGAACTGAATATATCAAGAAGCAGTCACTAGACACTCAATCATGTGGAGTCATAGCAAGATGATCAAAATCTCTACGTACCAATGGGCAACACCGCAAGTGACGCTCATGGCCACGAAGAATGACAAGCATGATCGGCGTAGACAGGAGGACGAGTCTTGGTGACCTCAACTCAGTTGATGGAGCAGATCTGTTCATCAACGAATCTGAACCAAGCCCTGAGAAGAGTG
Coding sequences within:
- a CDS encoding VOC family protein, with product MSISRVDTVSIPVSDQNQALAFYRDALGFELIRDHQADQHKRWIQLAPKGAETTISLVMPFGGMKAGSVQGLVVQTDDIHLTHHELSSRGVPLSEIVTLIGGRFATFADPDGNGWVLIEANTQMLA